One genomic segment of Clostridium saccharoperbutylacetonicum N1-4(HMT) includes these proteins:
- a CDS encoding deoxyguanosinetriphosphate triphosphohydrolase: MDVREKIQNFENLTLIKEAAFSKNTLGRNIEETEDDIRTCYMVDRDRIIQSKSFRRLKHKTQVYIKTFGDHYRTRLTHTLEVSQVARTIGVGIGLNENLIEAIALGHDLGHVAFAHNGEEVLNDYLENGFRHNEQSVRVVTKLENNGLGLNLTKEVINGILNHSGLGTVKDIITLEGVVVKFSDKMAYLNHDIDDSIRAGLLTKEEIPKEIVRVLGNNSAERLNTLIKDFVKTSNENINNGKKEVGMSKEINEAMVELRKFMFKNIYLGDTLKVERNKAKFILDEIIKYFEKNPEKMPDMYLKISKAESLKRGVADYVAGMSDDYCLALFNNLFVPKLVIN, encoded by the coding sequence ATGGATGTAAGAGAAAAAATTCAGAATTTTGAAAACTTGACATTGATTAAAGAAGCAGCATTTTCCAAAAACACTTTAGGAAGAAATATAGAAGAAACAGAAGATGACATAAGAACATGTTATATGGTTGATAGAGATAGAATAATTCAAAGCAAATCTTTTAGGCGTCTTAAACATAAAACGCAAGTATATATAAAAACTTTTGGAGATCATTACAGAACTAGGCTGACTCATACTTTAGAAGTGTCACAAGTTGCAAGAACTATAGGGGTTGGAATTGGGTTAAATGAAAATCTAATTGAAGCTATAGCTTTAGGACATGATTTAGGGCATGTTGCATTTGCTCATAATGGAGAAGAAGTTCTTAATGATTATTTGGAAAATGGATTTAGGCATAATGAACAAAGTGTAAGGGTAGTTACAAAGCTTGAAAATAATGGATTAGGCCTCAATTTAACTAAAGAAGTGATTAATGGAATATTAAATCATAGCGGTCTTGGTACTGTTAAAGACATAATTACTTTAGAAGGTGTGGTAGTTAAGTTTAGTGATAAAATGGCATATTTAAATCATGATATTGATGATTCAATAAGGGCAGGTTTGTTGACAAAGGAAGAGATTCCAAAAGAAATAGTCAGAGTTTTAGGTAATAACTCAGCTGAAAGATTAAATACTCTAATTAAAGATTTTGTTAAAACTTCAAATGAGAACATAAATAATGGTAAAAAAGAAGTTGGAATGAGTAAAGAAATTAATGAAGCAATGGTAGAACTTAGAAAGTTTATGTTTAAAAATATATATTTAGGGGATACCTTAAAGGTTGAGAGAAATAAAGCTAAATTTATATTAGATGAAATAATAAAATATTTCGAGAAAAATCCAGAAAAGATGCCAGATATGTATTTAAAAATATCTAAAGCAGAAAGCCTTAAGAGAGGTGTTGCGGATTATGTTGCAGGAATGAGTGATGATTATTGTTTAGCATTATTTAATAATTTATTTGTGCCTAAATTAGTAATAAATTAA
- the dnaG gene encoding DNA primase has translation MQVSEEVIQKIKEQNDIVDIISEDVRLKKSGRNYMGLCPFHNDKSPSFSVSSEKQIYKCFSCGEAGNVFTFVMKYKKLTFVEAAKYLAAKANIPLQIENSENSKISRKKELLYKINVEAARYYFSNLQRNRTAKDYFLKRGIKEETIKRFGLGYSNDEWQGVINYLRRKGYKNDLLLEAGLVSKSEKSGNIYDKFRNRVMFPVFDVRGKVIGFGGRVLDDSKPKYLNSPETMVFQKGINLYGLNFAVKNKLQEDYIIIVEGYMDLIALHQYGITNAVASLGTALTVNQVRLLRRYVNKVIISYDADVAGQTATLRGLEILRSAGLDVKVLTVPEGKDPDEFVRNNGKDAFLRLINEALPLIDYKIKRAAQGIDLKNQNDLIEYGEKFAEILADLNPIEKDVYIKKISEETSIKEQALYDLLSQVLTKKQKEDNFVNKKGIYGTKLYVEPAYLKAERALLKLMLNDEFYDELKDIIKVGDFVMKSHNKIYSLILEGKNEDTINIESYIENRCDDVESSKELTKIKEHEILEFADKSRLISDYLKEVKKFKLKLQIDSLKKEQNKFEKEGKIEESIKIAIELAKLSKELKVEERG, from the coding sequence TTGCAAGTATCAGAAGAAGTAATTCAGAAAATAAAAGAACAGAATGATATTGTTGATATTATTTCAGAAGATGTAAGGTTAAAAAAATCAGGCAGAAATTATATGGGGTTATGTCCATTTCATAATGATAAATCCCCATCATTTAGTGTTTCTAGTGAAAAGCAAATATATAAATGTTTTTCATGTGGAGAAGCAGGAAATGTATTTACATTCGTTATGAAATATAAGAAACTCACTTTTGTAGAAGCAGCAAAATACCTAGCTGCTAAGGCAAATATTCCATTGCAAATAGAAAATTCAGAAAATAGTAAAATTTCTAGAAAAAAAGAACTTTTATATAAAATAAATGTAGAAGCAGCTAGATATTATTTTTCTAATTTACAAAGGAATAGAACAGCAAAAGATTATTTCCTTAAACGAGGAATTAAAGAGGAAACTATAAAGCGATTTGGATTAGGGTATTCCAATGATGAGTGGCAGGGAGTAATAAATTATTTAAGAAGAAAAGGATATAAAAATGATTTGTTACTTGAAGCTGGATTAGTTTCTAAAAGTGAAAAAAGTGGAAATATATATGATAAATTTAGAAATCGTGTTATGTTTCCAGTATTTGATGTTAGAGGAAAAGTAATTGGCTTTGGAGGCAGGGTTTTAGATGATTCAAAACCAAAATATTTAAATTCACCAGAGACCATGGTTTTCCAAAAGGGAATTAATCTTTATGGACTGAATTTTGCAGTTAAAAATAAGCTACAAGAGGACTATATCATTATTGTAGAAGGATATATGGATCTAATAGCACTTCACCAATACGGTATAACAAATGCCGTTGCATCTCTAGGAACTGCACTTACCGTAAATCAAGTAAGACTTTTAAGAAGATATGTAAATAAAGTAATAATTTCTTATGATGCTGATGTTGCAGGGCAAACTGCTACATTAAGAGGATTAGAAATTTTAAGAAGTGCTGGACTTGATGTGAAAGTGTTAACAGTACCAGAAGGAAAAGATCCAGATGAATTTGTGAGAAATAACGGAAAAGATGCATTTTTAAGATTAATAAATGAGGCTTTACCATTAATTGATTATAAAATTAAGCGAGCAGCCCAAGGAATCGATCTTAAAAATCAAAACGACTTAATAGAATATGGAGAAAAATTTGCTGAAATTTTAGCAGACTTAAATCCAATAGAAAAAGACGTATATATAAAGAAGATTTCTGAAGAAACATCGATTAAAGAGCAGGCGTTATATGACTTACTTTCGCAAGTATTAACGAAAAAACAAAAAGAAGATAATTTTGTGAATAAAAAGGGAATTTATGGAACAAAATTATATGTAGAACCAGCATACTTAAAAGCTGAAAGAGCTTTATTAAAATTAATGCTTAATGATGAATTTTATGATGAACTTAAAGACATCATAAAGGTTGGAGATTTTGTAATGAAATCTCATAATAAAATTTATTCATTAATATTAGAAGGTAAAAATGAGGATACTATTAATATAGAATCGTATATAGAGAATAGATGTGATGATGTAGAAAGTTCCAAAGAATTAACAAAAATAAAAGAACACGAAATTCTGGAGTTTGCTGATAAAAGTAGATTGATAAGCGATTACCTAAAGGAAGTTAAAAAATTTAAACTTAAGTTACAAATTGATTCTTTAAAAAAGGAACAAAACAAGTTTGAAAAAGAAGGTAAAATAGAAGAATCTATAAAGATTGCAATAGAACTTGCTAAATTATCGAAGGAACTGAAGGTTGAGGAGAGAGGTTAA
- the rpoD gene encoding RNA polymerase sigma factor RpoD, which translates to MTEGGNNNMEQKTNGKAIKPKDDKKDKNAKMAAVKDLIDKGKKNGSLTYKEIMETMDHIDLSPEQIEKIYEVLEMTGVEIIGEEPSDNTVEEEEIDLSVPEGIAIDDPVRMYLKEIGKVPLLSSEQEMIYAREIEEGNQKAKKKLAEANLRLVVSIAKRYVGRGMLFLDLIQEGNLGLIKAVEKFDYRKGFKFSTYATWWIRQAITRAIADQARTIRIPVHMVETINKLIRVQRQLLQELGRDPFPEEISKVMELPVDKVREIQKIAQEPVSLETPIGEEEDSHLGDFIPDDEAPAPAEAAAFTMLKEQLINVLDTLTPREEKVLRLRFGLDDGRARTLEEVGKEFNVTRERIRQIEAKALRKLRHPSRSKKLKDYLD; encoded by the coding sequence ATGACGGAAGGAGGCAATAACAATATGGAACAAAAAACAAATGGAAAAGCAATAAAACCAAAAGATGATAAAAAAGATAAAAATGCTAAAATGGCTGCTGTAAAAGACTTGATTGACAAAGGAAAGAAAAATGGTTCATTAACATATAAAGAAATTATGGAAACAATGGATCATATTGATTTAAGTCCAGAACAAATAGAAAAAATATATGAAGTTTTAGAAATGACAGGCGTTGAGATTATAGGAGAAGAACCTTCTGATAATACTGTTGAAGAAGAAGAAATAGATTTATCTGTACCAGAAGGTATTGCGATAGACGATCCAGTAAGAATGTATCTAAAAGAAATTGGAAAAGTACCTTTATTGTCTTCTGAACAAGAAATGATTTATGCTAGAGAAATAGAAGAAGGTAATCAAAAAGCTAAAAAGAAATTAGCAGAAGCTAATTTAAGATTAGTTGTTAGTATTGCAAAAAGATATGTTGGAAGAGGAATGTTGTTCTTAGATTTGATACAAGAAGGAAACTTAGGGCTTATAAAAGCTGTAGAAAAATTTGATTATAGGAAAGGCTTTAAGTTTTCAACTTATGCTACATGGTGGATTAGGCAAGCAATAACAAGAGCTATTGCAGATCAAGCAAGAACAATCAGAATTCCTGTTCATATGGTAGAAACTATAAATAAGCTTATAAGAGTGCAAAGGCAATTATTACAAGAACTAGGAAGAGATCCTTTTCCAGAAGAAATTTCAAAGGTTATGGAGCTTCCAGTAGATAAAGTTCGTGAAATTCAAAAAATTGCTCAAGAGCCAGTTTCGTTGGAAACACCAATAGGTGAAGAAGAAGATTCACATTTAGGAGATTTTATTCCAGATGATGAGGCACCAGCACCAGCTGAAGCAGCTGCATTTACAATGCTTAAAGAGCAATTAATAAACGTATTAGATACGTTAACACCTAGAGAAGAAAAAGTATTAAGATTGAGATTTGGACTTGATGATGGAAGAGCAAGAACTCTTGAAGAAGTAGGTAAAGAATTTAACGTAACAAGAGAAAGAATTAGACAAATTGAAGCGAAAGCTTTAAGAAAGCTAAGACATCCATCAAGAAGTAAAAAGTTAAAAGATTATTTAGACTAA
- a CDS encoding tRNA (adenine(22)-N(1))-methyltransferase, whose product MELSKRLTWIIEKVDKVQVIMDIGTDHGYIPIYLVKNNIAQKVIASDINKDPLKKAKINAALDGVSDKVDLRLGGGLQPLKNNEAQTVIIAGMGGNLIRDILENDFDKVKKLEYLILQPAQNPEVLREYLYTNDYEILYEDICLDDNKYYELFKVRYKKGDYISLENLFYEISPLMLNKKLPLLKAYIESKIEKNKKVIEFITDSTEHAIMRRNELKDKNEKLEKILKNF is encoded by the coding sequence ATGGAATTAAGTAAAAGATTAACTTGGATTATTGAAAAGGTAGATAAAGTTCAAGTAATAATGGATATAGGAACTGATCATGGATATATTCCAATTTATTTAGTGAAAAATAATATTGCTCAAAAAGTTATTGCATCTGATATAAACAAAGATCCTTTAAAAAAAGCTAAGATTAATGCAGCTTTAGATGGTGTTTCAGATAAAGTAGATTTAAGACTTGGAGGCGGTTTGCAGCCTTTAAAAAATAATGAAGCACAAACTGTTATAATAGCTGGAATGGGTGGAAATCTAATTAGAGATATATTAGAAAATGACTTTGATAAAGTGAAAAAATTGGAATACTTAATACTTCAACCAGCCCAAAATCCTGAAGTGTTAAGAGAATATTTATATACAAATGATTATGAAATCCTTTATGAAGATATTTGTTTAGATGATAATAAGTACTATGAATTATTTAAAGTAAGATATAAAAAAGGTGATTATATTTCATTAGAAAATTTATTTTATGAAATTAGTCCATTAATGTTAAATAAAAAATTACCTTTGCTAAAAGCTTATATAGAAAGTAAAATAGAAAAAAATAAAAAGGTTATAGAATTTATTACTGATAGTACTGAGCATGCAATAATGAGACGGAATGAATTAAAAGACAAAAATGAAAAATTAGAAAAAATATTAAAAAATTTTTAG
- a CDS encoding Nif3-like dinuclear metal center hexameric protein, with protein sequence MTKVLDIGNEIEKVAPKFLKEDYDNVGLMVGDEEKEVKKVLLALDCTKEVIEEAVELNAQLIISHHPLLFKKPKSITAGDLQGDKIIKLIQKDIALYSCHTNLDSTKDGINDILVSILGYNSYKIIEPTEFKNYPGAGTGRLIKFEEEILLDEIVQNIKNKLNIKNMRIVRGNKKVKTLAIINGSGGDYFYKAKSLGADCIISGDTTYHFASDFKEMGISIIDAGHFATEFLAFINSLEFLKVKFKDVEFVQSKRCNDPFEFI encoded by the coding sequence TTGACTAAGGTATTAGATATAGGAAATGAAATTGAAAAAGTTGCACCTAAATTTTTAAAGGAAGACTATGATAATGTTGGTTTAATGGTAGGAGATGAAGAAAAAGAAGTTAAAAAAGTTTTATTAGCTTTGGATTGTACAAAAGAAGTTATAGAGGAAGCAGTAGAACTAAATGCACAGTTAATAATATCTCACCATCCTTTACTTTTTAAAAAGCCTAAAAGTATAACTGCAGGCGATTTGCAAGGGGATAAGATTATAAAATTAATTCAAAAGGATATAGCACTTTATTCCTGTCATACGAATTTAGATAGTACTAAGGATGGAATTAATGATATTTTAGTGAGTATATTAGGATATAACTCATATAAAATAATAGAACCTACTGAATTTAAAAATTATCCAGGTGCAGGAACAGGAAGGCTTATAAAGTTTGAAGAAGAAATTTTATTAGATGAAATTGTACAAAATATTAAAAATAAATTGAATATAAAAAATATGAGAATTGTAAGAGGCAATAAAAAAGTTAAAACTCTAGCAATAATAAATGGAAGTGGAGGAGATTATTTTTATAAAGCAAAAAGCCTTGGAGCTGATTGCATAATCTCAGGAGATACAACTTATCATTTTGCTTCTGATTTTAAAGAAATGGGAATAAGTATAATTGATGCGGGTCACTTTGCGACTGAATTCCTTGCTTTTATAAATTCTTTAGAATTTTTGAAGGTTAAATTTAAGGATGTAGAATTTGTTCAATCTAAAAGGTGCAATGATCCCTTTGAATTTATATAG
- a CDS encoding MurR/RpiR family transcriptional regulator → MDPISLMKSMASTYTKVELEIYNKLMSDPTLIMDSTIVVLSDHLKVSNSAITRFCKKLGYKGYVEFRYDFSSYFNKEEKDNEEHIVNRSITTYLSVLSILENILDEQEIKKIVLQMKNSKNIRVIGIGSSGLAAKYLRYRIFKYGRNIEALDNKFEIDESCSLAEEGDMLIAITDSGRSKEINKQVIEAYENGITTVIITTNDVALLRNKANFYFQLPSVGQFYRPGAYNNQPVVMVFLEILINYYAQHISYGQ, encoded by the coding sequence TTGGATCCAATTAGTTTGATGAAATCAATGGCTTCTACATATACAAAAGTTGAACTTGAAATTTATAATAAATTGATGTCTGACCCAACTTTGATTATGGACAGTACAATTGTAGTACTTTCAGATCACCTTAAAGTATCAAATTCAGCAATAACAAGATTTTGTAAAAAGTTAGGGTATAAAGGATATGTAGAATTTAGATATGATTTTTCTAGTTACTTTAATAAAGAAGAAAAAGATAATGAAGAACATATTGTTAATAGAAGTATTACAACATATTTATCAGTTTTAAGCATTCTTGAAAATATCTTAGATGAACAAGAAATTAAAAAAATTGTATTGCAAATGAAGAATAGCAAGAATATTAGAGTAATAGGAATTGGATCATCAGGATTGGCAGCTAAATATTTAAGATATCGTATTTTTAAATATGGTAGAAATATTGAGGCATTAGATAATAAGTTTGAAATAGATGAAAGTTGTAGCTTAGCAGAAGAAGGTGATATGCTAATTGCTATAACTGATAGTGGAAGAAGTAAGGAAATTAATAAACAAGTTATAGAAGCTTATGAAAATGGAATAACGACTGTAATAATAACAACAAATGATGTAGCTCTTTTAAGAAATAAAGCTAATTTTTATTTTCAGCTACCATCTGTTGGACAATTTTATAGACCAGGTGCATATAATAATCAACCAGTGGTAATGGTATTTTTGGAGATTTTGATTAACTATTATGCCCAACATATCTCTTACGGGCAATGA
- a CDS encoding PTS lactose/cellobiose transporter subunit IIA yields the protein MEELEMAIMNIIVNAGDCKNHAYMALNYVNEGTYEEAEKEMQLANDALALAHDGQTMFLHKEANGEKINISVLFVHAQDHLMTAITEKNLIEQIIELRRVINKLNLKEN from the coding sequence ATGGAAGAATTAGAAATGGCAATTATGAACATTATTGTTAATGCAGGAGATTGTAAAAATCATGCGTATATGGCTCTTAACTATGTAAATGAAGGGACTTATGAAGAAGCTGAAAAAGAAATGCAATTAGCAAATGATGCGTTAGCATTAGCTCATGATGGACAAACAATGTTTCTTCATAAAGAAGCAAATGGTGAAAAAATAAATATTTCAGTTTTATTTGTTCATGCACAGGACCATTTGATGACAGCAATAACGGAGAAGAATTTAATTGAACAAATAATTGAATTGAGAAGAGTAATAAATAAATTAAATTTAAAGGAGAATTAA
- a CDS encoding GH1 family beta-glucosidase: MKFSKDFLFGAASASYQVEGAYNEDGKGISNWDVFSKIPGKTFEGTNGDVAVDHYHRYKEDIKLMAEIGLESYRFSVSWPRIIPNGDGEINQKGIEFYNNIIDECLKYGIVPFVTLYHWDMPNNLEEEGGWTNKKTIDAFVKYADICFDAFGDRVKHWITFNETVVFAALGYLAGAHPPGIKNNPKKYFQVTHNVFTAHAKAVQNYKEMKQFGEIGITHVFSPAFSVDDAEENIKATYHANQHDINWYYDPVLKGNYPEYVVKQLEKNDWTPDWTEAELSVIKEAAPKNDFIGLNYYQPKRVAKNDIQNENSERSRENSTGAPGNASFDGVYKTVMMEDKTYTKWGWEIAPDAFLDGLRMLKESYGDIKMYITENGLGDEDPIIEGEIVDIPRIKYIESHLKAVKKAIEENINLKGYYAWSAIDLLSWLNGFKKQYGFIYVDHKNNLNRKIKLSGYWYKKIIEERGENL, encoded by the coding sequence ATGAAATTTTCTAAAGACTTTCTATTTGGAGCAGCATCTGCTTCATATCAAGTAGAAGGAGCATACAATGAGGATGGAAAAGGTATATCGAATTGGGATGTATTCTCCAAGATACCAGGAAAAACTTTTGAAGGAACTAATGGTGATGTGGCTGTAGACCATTATCACAGATATAAAGAAGATATAAAACTTATGGCGGAAATTGGATTAGAATCATATAGATTTTCTGTTTCTTGGCCTAGAATAATTCCAAATGGTGATGGAGAAATAAATCAAAAAGGAATTGAATTTTATAACAATATAATAGATGAATGCTTAAAGTATGGAATAGTTCCCTTTGTAACCTTATATCATTGGGATATGCCTAATAACTTAGAGGAAGAAGGAGGATGGACTAATAAGAAAACTATTGATGCCTTTGTAAAGTACGCAGATATATGTTTTGATGCATTTGGGGATAGGGTAAAGCATTGGATAACCTTTAATGAAACTGTTGTTTTTGCAGCATTAGGATATTTAGCCGGAGCACACCCACCAGGTATTAAAAATAACCCTAAAAAGTATTTTCAAGTCACTCATAATGTTTTTACAGCCCATGCTAAAGCAGTACAAAACTATAAAGAAATGAAGCAATTTGGTGAAATAGGAATAACTCATGTATTTTCTCCTGCCTTTAGTGTAGATGATGCAGAAGAGAATATAAAAGCAACATACCATGCTAATCAACATGATATAAATTGGTATTATGATCCAGTATTAAAAGGAAATTATCCAGAATATGTAGTAAAACAATTAGAAAAAAATGATTGGACGCCAGATTGGACAGAGGCTGAACTGTCAGTGATTAAGGAAGCAGCGCCTAAAAATGATTTTATAGGTCTTAATTATTATCAGCCAAAAAGAGTTGCTAAAAATGACATACAAAATGAAAATAGTGAAAGAAGTAGAGAAAATTCTACTGGAGCTCCAGGTAATGCTTCGTTTGATGGTGTTTACAAAACAGTAATGATGGAGGATAAGACCTATACAAAATGGGGATGGGAGATTGCTCCAGATGCATTTTTAGATGGACTTAGGATGTTAAAAGAAAGTTATGGGGATATAAAAATGTATATTACAGAAAATGGTTTAGGAGATGAGGATCCTATTATTGAAGGTGAAATAGTAGATATTCCAAGAATAAAATATATTGAATCCCATTTAAAAGCTGTAAAAAAGGCTATTGAAGAAAATATAAATCTTAAGGGCTATTATGCATGGTCTGCAATCGATTTATTAAGTTGGTTAAATGGATTTAAAAAGCAATATGGATTTATATATGTAGATCATAAAAATAATTTAAATAGAAAGATTAAATTATCAGGTTACTGGTATAAAAAGATAATAGAAGAGAGAGGCGAAAATCTTTAA
- a CDS encoding PTS sugar transporter subunit IIC, which translates to MSSFQDNLNEKVIPVVMKFVNLKGVIALKDGILFTLPLTLIGSVFLLLAQLPYQPLNDWLAVTLGAGWTDPLWKAFGATFNIIALMGTMGIAYIYAKNEGHEPFSAGVIAFVVFVLTTSSSVITKGGETVGDVIPTAWCGGKGMVTAIIIGLIVGAVYSWFMEKKITIKMPAGVPQGVANSFAALIPAAVIILGATVVFSIFHWGLQTTLIEFIYKVIQTPLQGMTDSLGGVLFMGFAIPFLWWFGVHGSTIVGGIMGSLLTSNTLDNAAIVTSGKELTVANGAHIVTQQFLDQFMTVTGAGMTIGLVTAMLIFSKSAQCKQLGKLAILPAVFNINEPITFGTPIVMNPFMALPFIITPMLSGLILYFAIATGIVPPFGGVMVPWTTPPIISGLLVGGVRTAILQFLVLVMSFFIYLPFFKKLDAMNYKNEQAAQSAEGVHA; encoded by the coding sequence ATGTCATCATTTCAAGACAATTTAAATGAAAAAGTAATACCTGTTGTTATGAAGTTTGTTAATTTAAAAGGAGTTATTGCATTAAAGGATGGTATTTTATTTACATTACCATTAACATTAATAGGTTCAGTATTTCTACTACTAGCACAATTACCATATCAACCTTTAAATGATTGGTTAGCAGTGACATTAGGGGCAGGATGGACAGACCCATTATGGAAAGCATTTGGAGCTACTTTTAATATAATTGCACTTATGGGAACAATGGGAATAGCTTATATTTATGCTAAAAATGAAGGACATGAACCTTTTTCAGCAGGTGTAATAGCCTTTGTTGTTTTTGTACTAACAACTAGTTCTTCAGTAATAACTAAAGGTGGAGAAACAGTAGGAGATGTTATACCAACAGCATGGTGTGGTGGAAAAGGAATGGTAACTGCAATTATAATAGGATTAATAGTAGGTGCAGTTTATTCATGGTTTATGGAAAAGAAGATAACAATTAAAATGCCTGCAGGTGTACCTCAAGGGGTTGCTAACTCATTCGCAGCATTAATTCCAGCAGCAGTTATAATACTTGGAGCAACCGTAGTCTTTTCAATATTCCATTGGGGACTACAAACAACATTAATTGAGTTTATATATAAAGTAATACAAACACCGTTACAAGGTATGACAGATTCATTGGGTGGAGTATTATTTATGGGATTTGCCATTCCATTTTTATGGTGGTTTGGAGTTCATGGTTCAACAATTGTAGGTGGTATAATGGGAAGTCTATTAACATCAAATACATTAGATAATGCAGCTATAGTTACAAGTGGAAAAGAGTTAACAGTAGCAAATGGTGCTCATATAGTAACTCAACAGTTTTTAGATCAATTTATGACAGTAACAGGAGCTGGTATGACAATAGGTCTTGTAACAGCCATGTTAATATTCTCAAAATCAGCTCAATGTAAACAATTAGGTAAGCTAGCAATTTTACCAGCAGTATTTAATATAAATGAACCAATCACCTTTGGAACACCAATAGTAATGAATCCATTTATGGCATTACCATTTATCATTACACCAATGTTATCAGGATTGATTCTTTATTTTGCAATAGCAACTGGTATAGTACCACCATTTGGTGGAGTAATGGTTCCATGGACAACTCCTCCAATAATTTCAGGACTTTTAGTAGGTGGAGTTAGAACTGCAATATTACAATTCTTAGTTTTAGTAATGTCATTTTTCATATATCTTCCATTCTTTAAGAAGTTAGATGCTATGAATTATAAGAATGAACAAGCAGCTCAAAGTGCTGAAGGTGTTCACGCATAA
- a CDS encoding SDR family NAD(P)-dependent oxidoreductase, with amino-acid sequence MKKILITGCGSGLGFEAAIALANRGHYVYATTHTEEQANKLNSLNKRYNLPLESFKLDVLCKNDKMKVLKLKIDVLINNAAIGDSGSVAEIDINKYREVFETNVFGPIDLTQLVLKQMISNKEGRIIFLSSLAGRSPLPFLSPYCATKFALEAIVPSLNEELQVLHDVNIPVILIEPGSYATGFNQKNIAKQFGWMKIDSYFKNCIQQLEKKQYTYFKLTESTNINSIINEYIKAVEDKHPKKRYIAPTSQKILIKIKNTFSNK; translated from the coding sequence TTGAAAAAAATATTAATTACTGGCTGTGGTTCTGGCCTTGGATTTGAAGCAGCAATTGCTTTAGCTAATAGAGGACACTATGTATATGCAACGACGCATACTGAAGAGCAGGCAAACAAGTTAAACTCTCTAAATAAACGTTATAATCTTCCCCTTGAAAGTTTTAAATTAGATGTGCTATGCAAGAATGATAAAATGAAGGTACTTAAATTAAAAATTGATGTATTAATAAATAATGCTGCAATTGGAGATTCTGGTTCAGTAGCTGAAATAGATATTAATAAATATAGAGAGGTATTTGAAACTAATGTTTTTGGTCCAATTGATTTAACTCAGCTTGTTTTAAAGCAAATGATTTCTAATAAAGAAGGACGAATAATTTTTTTGTCCTCCTTAGCAGGACGTTCCCCCTTACCATTCTTATCCCCTTATTGCGCAACTAAATTTGCACTTGAAGCCATAGTCCCTTCTTTGAATGAAGAATTGCAAGTACTACATGATGTTAATATTCCTGTTATATTAATTGAACCAGGAAGTTATGCAACAGGATTTAACCAAAAAAATATAGCTAAGCAGTTTGGCTGGATGAAAATTGATTCTTACTTTAAGAATTGTATACAACAACTTGAAAAAAAGCAGTATACATACTTTAAGCTTACTGAATCTACTAATATAAATTCTATTATTAATGAATATATTAAAGCAGTTGAAGATAAACATCCAAAGAAAAGATATATTGCTCCTACTTCTCAAAAAATCTTAATTAAAATTAAAAATACTTTTAGTAATAAATAA